A single genomic interval of Eurosta solidaginis isolate ZX-2024a chromosome 3, ASM4086904v1, whole genome shotgun sequence harbors:
- the sano gene encoding uncharacterized protein sano — translation MAATDGQIILAASRFGDTEPPVYLREFSKQKLPAVAKIIKGQHQNLGVPTLSAPSLQSTALFLSAGKKYQILAQPIKIKEGRKTTNVGAKVLIPETYVGYFELLSEDGRSTRCIDSVLELSKRRNLRVLVRETFRCTQMNRTIHAGEMLTTMNDNGKYLQCKNIKDEIINLPLDTKAKFSPIAKEDSISGVHTVKNLLLKRMPVIVRLVHGSAPKGLKQPFVPELRLLGCVEIDRIFALPLQKDNDLVPVPLNVKIKLQRARNMEQLEHFIEYTRFLEKAQRLLSDARDRLQIVDLKLSEKEKKDSKFSSRNKLPIVMLPSAGLMESGYVLRKSASCDAYGKGSGGAAGVLTSAEIAEEYNEIDHIYDYVRGLTPLSKGLTRFEPICETPTIKSHHTDSSGNYCSLIRVGAQASTSNSNNNSNSLNNNSANNINHSGGGVSGGGGGGGSGNIVNNNNNYSSLESVKQANTNTNSSHNSSNHSHNNSNNHNTGGSGGSGGGASHHHHHHHQSHSHNHHLNQAHQHPHLHPHAHPSSHQAYHSSVGGGTVVNHYHHSHVQEDIKPVPPPIETIPGKKLPEKRQRPTLPKLYLKNTHSTGSNSASGATAAAALSTSATSNHHHHHHHHSTQTAIVVNATAAAVAAHHAHHHHDKVLTPNNNNNNNNGGHTANGPLSAGILGTNKECSNLEPQSPLFHIRYKSLSSLQLTPENSPIATTPISNNSKGNQTTAVPPDVVLKCNSILNHQTHRAPHLPPPPPPPLSKSTSATGGLAAVTSMGMGVGVVHHNPREGTLDSSRSGGRTSGDSNKLPEKKTRRLSRPRSLSNLVWDLRPSKEKSKKKLYIHHFDHRQQATLYL, via the exons ATGGCCGCAACGGATGGCCAAATAATATTGGCCGCATCTCGATTTGGTGACACTGAACCGCCAGTTTATTTGCGCGAATTCTCCAAACAAAAATTACCAGCTGTTGCGAAAATCATCAAGGggcaacatcaaaatcttggtGTACCAACTTTATCGGCGCCATCGCTACAAAGTACAGCACTTTTTTTGAGCGCTGGAAAAAAATACCAAATACTCGCGCAACCGATTAAAATTAAGGAGGGCCGCAAGACGACAAATGTTGGTGCCAAGGTGCTCATACCGGAAACGTATGTCGGTTACTTTGAGCTACTCAGCGAAGATGGACGTTCAACACGTTGCATCGATTCGGTGTTGGAGTTGTCGAAGCGTCGAAATTTGCGTGTTTTGGTGCGTGAAACATTTCGGTGCACCCAGATGAATCGCACTATACACGCTGGCGAGATGTTGACTACGATGAATGATAATGGAAAATACTTGCAGTGCAAGAATATCAAAGATGAAATCATCAATTTGCCACTCGATACCAAAGCGAAATTCTCACCAATCGCCAAGGAAGATAGCATAAGTGGGGTGCATACGGTGAAGAATCTATTACTCAAAAGGATGCCAGTCATTGTGAG ACTTGTCCACGGCAGCGCTCCCAAAGGTCTTAAGCAGCCCTTCGTTCCAGAGCTGCGTTTACTCGGCTGTGTAGAAATCGATCGCATCTTCGCGTTGCCCCTGCAGAAAGACAACGACCTGGTGCCTGTGCCGCTCaatgtcaaaatcaaattacaaagaGCCCGAAATATGGAGCAGCTTGAGCATTTTATAGAGTATACGCGATTTTTGGAAAAGGCGCAACGTCTACTATCTGATGCACGTGATCGCCTACAGATAGTCGATCTCAAACTTTCCGAGAAAGAGAAAAAGGACTCCAAATTTAGTAgtcgtaataaattgcccatagTTATGTTGCCATCAGCCGGTCTTATGGAGAGCGGTTATGTGCTGCGTAAAAGCGCTAGTTGTGATGCCTATGGTAAAGGTAGTGGTGGTGCAGCGGGTGTACTTACTAGCGCTGAAATCGCGGAAGAATATAACGAAATAGATCATATCTATGATTACGTGCGCGGCTTGACGCCACTCTCGAAAGGTTTAACGCGTTTCGAACCAATCTGTGAAACGCCGACAATCAAATCGCATCACACCGACAGTAGCGGTAATTACTGCAGCCTCATACGTGTGGGTGCACAAGCAAGCACGAGTAACAGTAACAATAATAGCAATAGCTTAAACAACAATAGTGCTAACAACATAAACCATAGTGGCGGTGGAGTCAGCggaggtggtggtggtggtggtagcggtaacattgttaataacaataacaactataGCAGTTTAGAGTCGGTGAAACAAGCGAACACAAATACGAATAGCAGTCACAATAGCAGTAATCATAGCCATAATAACAGTAACAACCATAACACTGGGGGAAGCGGTGGCAGTGGTGGTGGTGCCAGCCATCACCATCACCACCATCATCAAAGCCATAGCCACAATCATCATCTCAATCAAGCACACCAACACCCACATCTACATCCACATGCACATCCATCATCTCATCAAGCATATCACTCAAGCGTCGGCGGAGGGACGGTGGTCAATCATTACCATCACAGTCATGTGCAAGAAGATATAAAACCAGTGCCACCACCTATTGAGACCATACCGGGCAAAAAGTTGCCAGAAAAACGGCAACGGCCTACACTACCAAAGCTTTATCTAAAGAATACGCATAGTACGGGCAGTAACTCAGCCAGTGGAGCTACGGCAGCAGCAGCGTTGTCTACGTCTGCTACTAGTaatcaccatcatcatcatcaccaccaTTCAACACAGACTGCAATTGTGGTGAATGCTACAGCGGCAGCGGTTGCGGCGCATCATGCACATCATCATCATGACAAGGTGTTGACacccaacaataacaataacaacaacaacggtggGCATACCGCAAACGGTCCACTTAGTGCAGGTATTTTGGGGACTAATAAGGAGTGCAGCAACTTGGAGCCGCAGTCACCACTCTTTCACATAAG GTACAAGAGCCTAAGCAGTTTGCAGTTGACACCAGAAAATTCCCCCATTGCCACCACGCCGATCTCAAATAATTCCAAAGGTAACCAAACAACCGCAGTACCCCCTGATGTGGTACTCAAATGCAACAGCATTCTCAATCATCAGACTCATCGTGCGCCGCATCTACCACCGCCACCACCGCCACCACTCAGCAAGAGTACCAGTGCGACTGGCGGCTTAGCAGCTGTGACCAGTATGGGTATGGGTGTGGGCGTCGTGCATCACAATCCACGCGAAGGCACACTCGATTCGTCACGCAGCGGTGGACGCACCTCTGGCGATTCAAATAAGTTACCAGAAAAGAAGACGCGTCGTCTGTCACGCCCGCGTAGTCTATCGAATTTAGTCTGGGATTTGCGGCCATCGAAGGAGAAGTCAAAAAAGAAATTATATATTCATCATTTCGATCATCGTCAACAGGCGACGTTGTATTTGTAG